The Nyctibius grandis isolate bNycGra1 chromosome 23, bNycGra1.pri, whole genome shotgun sequence genome contains a region encoding:
- the LOC137672979 gene encoding galactosylgalactosylxylosylprotein 3-beta-glucuronosyltransferase 1-like isoform X2 produces MLRRRNLLTTLLIALPWALLLTLWHQYPTTRYLSLLRNENVTSKVFLNGTSALREEGFPSCIRQQQSIGATPKVIQNYVYSRPPPWSDTLPTIFVITPTYTRPVQKAELTRLANTFLHVQNLHWVVVEDSPRRTNLVSNLLEKSGLNFTHLNVETPKSLKLGLSWIPPHTPRGTLQRNLGLHWLRDSFSNTAPPEGVVYFADDDNTYSLELFEEMRYTKRVSVWPVAFVGGLRYESPKLSPAGKVVGWKTVFDPNRPFAIDMAGFAVSIKLILEKPQASFKLEGVKGGYQETSLLKDLVTMDGLEPKAANCTKVLVWHTRTERPTLVNEGKRGFTDPRIEV; encoded by the exons ATGCTGAGGAGACGTAACCTTCTTACAACGCTCCTGATCGCCTTGCCATGGGCTCTTCTCCTAACCTTGTGGCACCAGTACCCAACCACCCGCTACCTCAGCCTGCTGAGAA ATGAGAATGTGACTTCTAAAGTTTTCCTCAATGGTACATCTGCACTGAGAGAAGAAGGCTTCCCGTCATGCATTCGGCAGCAGCAAAGCATAGGGGCAACACCTAAAGTCATCCAGAATTATGTGTACTCCAGGCCTCCCCCATGGTCAGACACCCTGCCGACCATCTTCGTTATCACCCCTACCTACACTCGGCCAGTGCAAAAAGCTGAGCTGACCCGTCTGGCCAACACCTTCCTACACGTACAGAACCTGCactgggtggtggtggaggacTCGCCCCGGAGGACCAACCTGGTTTCCAACCTGCTTGAGAAGTCAGGGCTCAACTTCACCCACCTCAATGTGGAGACGCCCAAGAGTCTGAAGCTGGGGCTGTCCTGGatcccaccccacaccccaaGGGGGACACTACAGAGGAACCTGGGGCTGCACTGGCTGAGGGACAGCTTCAGCAACACCGCACCACCAGAAGGGGTAGTGTATTTTGCCGACGATGATAACACCTACAGCCTGGAGCTCTTTGAAGAG ATGCGCTACACGAAGCGGGTGTCAGTCTGGCCAGTGGCTTTCGTTGGGGGGCTGCGATATGAatccccaaaactgagcccagCAGGGAAGGTGGTGGGCTGGAAAACCGTCTTTGACCCTAACCGGCCCTTTGCTATTGACATGGCTGGATTTGCTGTCAGCATCAAGCTGATTTTGGAGAAGCCCCAGGCCAGTTTCAAGCTGGAGGGAGTTAAAGGAGGCTACCAGGAAACCAGTCTGCTGAAGGATCTAGTGACCATGGACGGGCTGGAGCCCAAAGCAGCCAACTGCACAAAG GTGTTGGTCTGGCACACTAGAACTGAGAGGCCCACTCTGGTTAACGAAGGCAAGCGTGGATTTACAGACCCCAGAATAGAGGTGTAA
- the LOC137672979 gene encoding galactosylgalactosylxylosylprotein 3-beta-glucuronosyltransferase 1-like isoform X1, whose amino-acid sequence MLRRRNLLTTLLIALPWALLLTLWHQYPTTRYLSLLRKETDENVTSKVFLNGTSALREEGFPSCIRQQQSIGATPKVIQNYVYSRPPPWSDTLPTIFVITPTYTRPVQKAELTRLANTFLHVQNLHWVVVEDSPRRTNLVSNLLEKSGLNFTHLNVETPKSLKLGLSWIPPHTPRGTLQRNLGLHWLRDSFSNTAPPEGVVYFADDDNTYSLELFEEMRYTKRVSVWPVAFVGGLRYESPKLSPAGKVVGWKTVFDPNRPFAIDMAGFAVSIKLILEKPQASFKLEGVKGGYQETSLLKDLVTMDGLEPKAANCTKVLVWHTRTERPTLVNEGKRGFTDPRIEV is encoded by the exons ATGCTGAGGAGACGTAACCTTCTTACAACGCTCCTGATCGCCTTGCCATGGGCTCTTCTCCTAACCTTGTGGCACCAGTACCCAACCACCCGCTACCTCAGCCTGCTGAGAA AAGAGACAGATGAGAATGTGACTTCTAAAGTTTTCCTCAATGGTACATCTGCACTGAGAGAAGAAGGCTTCCCGTCATGCATTCGGCAGCAGCAAAGCATAGGGGCAACACCTAAAGTCATCCAGAATTATGTGTACTCCAGGCCTCCCCCATGGTCAGACACCCTGCCGACCATCTTCGTTATCACCCCTACCTACACTCGGCCAGTGCAAAAAGCTGAGCTGACCCGTCTGGCCAACACCTTCCTACACGTACAGAACCTGCactgggtggtggtggaggacTCGCCCCGGAGGACCAACCTGGTTTCCAACCTGCTTGAGAAGTCAGGGCTCAACTTCACCCACCTCAATGTGGAGACGCCCAAGAGTCTGAAGCTGGGGCTGTCCTGGatcccaccccacaccccaaGGGGGACACTACAGAGGAACCTGGGGCTGCACTGGCTGAGGGACAGCTTCAGCAACACCGCACCACCAGAAGGGGTAGTGTATTTTGCCGACGATGATAACACCTACAGCCTGGAGCTCTTTGAAGAG ATGCGCTACACGAAGCGGGTGTCAGTCTGGCCAGTGGCTTTCGTTGGGGGGCTGCGATATGAatccccaaaactgagcccagCAGGGAAGGTGGTGGGCTGGAAAACCGTCTTTGACCCTAACCGGCCCTTTGCTATTGACATGGCTGGATTTGCTGTCAGCATCAAGCTGATTTTGGAGAAGCCCCAGGCCAGTTTCAAGCTGGAGGGAGTTAAAGGAGGCTACCAGGAAACCAGTCTGCTGAAGGATCTAGTGACCATGGACGGGCTGGAGCCCAAAGCAGCCAACTGCACAAAG GTGTTGGTCTGGCACACTAGAACTGAGAGGCCCACTCTGGTTAACGAAGGCAAGCGTGGATTTACAGACCCCAGAATAGAGGTGTAA